Below is a window of Desulfobulbaceae bacterium DNA.
GTTTTCACCTGATACATTGTCTCGTCGGCAATTCGTATTAACTCCTCGACCGTCCGACCATCGTCAGGGAAGGATGCAATGCCAGCGCTGAAACTGATACCCATAAGTCTTCCCTCTCTTCCCAAGAATTCATACCGTCGTATGCGGTCCAATAATTTTCGAGATATGGTCATGGCGCCGTTTTTGTCGGTTTCCGGAGTTACGATGATAAATTCCTCTCCTCCTATGCGTCCAAGAAAATCGTTTTGACGCAGTTCTTCCTTGAACAACGAGGAGATATCCTTCAAGAGTTTGTCGCCGAGCAGATGCCCGTGGCAGTCATTGAATTTCTTGAAGTCGTCAAGGTCAATGAAGGTGATACTCATCTGGCGTTGGTGACGCTCTGCCCGCTTCAACTCTTCATCGATTCGGGCCAGGAGAAAACGGCGATTGTAAATCCCGGTCAGCGAATCGTAGGTAGCCTCTCTTTTCAGGTGTTCGAGTTGCTCTGTTTTTTCGACGGCCTCAACGGCCTGGGCCGCAAAAATACTCATCACCAGGAGTTCGGCATCGGAGAACTCCTGGGGTGAGTGGCGATACACGGACAAGGAGCCAATGGACTTATCCCGATTCTTGAGCGGAACTGAAAGGATGGCGTTGATACCTTCATGAGCTGCCAGGTCTTTATTGCAGCAATCCTGGTCTTCCCTGACATTGCTGCATTTGTAGGAATTGCCGGTGACAACCACCTTGCCGATAATCCCTTCTCCCAAGGCTAGAGGTTCCTGGTTCATGAAATCTGATGAGAGTCCAACCCCGGCCTTGACTTCCAGAAGACCACTCTTGATGTTGAACAAGCGCATACTGGCTGCATCCGCCTGGGTGAGAGAAGCAGCTGTCTTGACGATATGGCCTAGGACCTCGTCTATCCCTTCGAAAACAACCACCCGCTCCATGCAGTAAAAGATTTTTTTCAAGACATCATCGTTCATAATC
It encodes the following:
- a CDS encoding GGDEF domain-containing protein, which translates into the protein MNDDVLKKIFYCMERVVVFEGIDEVLGHIVKTAASLTQADAASMRLFNIKSGLLEVKAGVGLSSDFMNQEPLALGEGIIGKVVVTGNSYKCSNVREDQDCCNKDLAAHEGINAILSVPLKNRDKSIGSLSVYRHSPQEFSDAELLVMSIFAAQAVEAVEKTEQLEHLKREATYDSLTGIYNRRFLLARIDEELKRAERHQRQMSITFIDLDDFKKFNDCHGHLLGDKLLKDISSLFKEELRQNDFLGRIGGEEFIIVTPETDKNGAMTISRKLLDRIRRYEFLGREGRLMGISFSAGIASFPDDGRTVEELIRIADETMYQVKTDGKNGVQVASQA